From the Musa acuminata AAA Group cultivar baxijiao chromosome BXJ1-2, Cavendish_Baxijiao_AAA, whole genome shotgun sequence genome, one window contains:
- the LOC103976532 gene encoding protein SMAX1-LIKE 3-like, translating to MRTGSCSVQQGLTPEAASVVRQAVFLARRRGHTQVTPLHVANTMLSSPTGLLRAACLRSHSHPLRCKALELCFNVALNRLPASAPYHARHHLPSLSNALVAAFKRAQANHRRGCVEAQQPALLAVKIELEQLVVSILDDPSVSRVMREAGFCSTQVKSNVEQSICTETCVATPPQTSTTKPAAPAVKDDDIASVVEALVSMGRRSLVVVGECSDTIDAVVRGVIDRVDRGEVPVALRNSEFITLPLFSFRHMSREEVDQKVAELRCLLRRCCVGRVVVLYLGNLTWISQYRVSSGEKGRSPFCPVEHVVMEISSLVCEGVEVESSSRRLWLMGTATYETYMRCKIGQPSLETLWGLQPLTIPSDSLGLSLKCESSHRAVAPTLPSWLQQYKEENRRSSDDQSCCILEDPCRGWNSVCSSALKSQHRPSDLTFNFSSASPCDSSSSSISSYDQRPPSLHQNQQHWLLQLEVTDPCKGFQLRSSESTEQEGFEHDSRSSIPYVNLDSNPNSSASSSTMEMEYIPKFKELNAENLKILCSALEKKVPWQQEIIPEIASSILQCRAGMTKRKEKSRSNYENKEETWLFFRGDDSEAKKRVAKELASLIFCSKTNFVSIGLSSISSPRSNSKKRLREGASHGHLERLYEAINENPHRVIFIEDTEQADYRTQAGMKTAIERGRVCGYGGEEVGVSDAIIILSCKSFNPPAKYKASKSDDEKEAKLHLPLDLNHCASDDDGGVDDVGLPEMVDGTFCFELPEDL from the exons ATGAGAACAGGGAGTTGCAGCGTGCAACAAGGCTTGACGCCGGAGGCTGCAAGCGTGGTGAGGCAAGCCGTATTCCTAGCCCGGCGGCGAGGCCATACGCAGGTGACACCCCTCCATGTGGCCAATACCATGCTGTCTTCCCCCACAGGTCTCCTCCGTGCCGCCTGTCTCCGTTCTCACTCTCACCCCCTCCGCTGCAAGGCCCTGGAACTGTGCTTCAACGTCGCCCTCAACCGCCTCCCGGCGTCGGCGCCCTACCACGCCCGCCACCATCTCCCCTCCCTCTCCAACGCCCTCGTGGCGGCCTTCAAGAGGGCACAGGCCAACCACCGGCGCGGATGCGTCGAGGCCCAGCAGCCGGCGTTGCTCGCCGTCAAGATTGAGCTGGAACAGCTCGTCGTCTCCATCCTCGATGACCCGAGCGTGAGCAGGGTCATGAGGGAGGCTGGCTTCTGCAGCACTCAAGTCAAGAGCAATGTGGAGCAGTCAATCTGCACGGAGACCTGTGTTGCCACACCTCCCCAAACAAGCACAACCAAGCCTGCAGCACCCGCGGTGAAGGACGACGACATAGCGAGCGTCGTGGAAGCATTAGTTAGCATGGGCAGGAGGAGTCTTGTGGTGGTGGGAGAGTGCTCGGATACCATTGATGCTGTCGTGAGAGGGGTGATAGATAGGGTTGATAGGGGAGAGGTGCCTGTGGCTCTAAGGAATTCAGAGTTCATCACGCTCCCACTCTTCTCTTTTAGGCACATGTCAAGGGAGGAGGTGGATCAGAAGGTTGCGGAGCTGAGATGCCTCTTGAGGAGATGTTGTGTGGGAAGAGTGGTTGTCTTGTACCTGGGGAACCTCACATGGATCTCTCAGTATAGGGTTAGCTccggggagaagggaagaagtcCTTTTTGCCCAGTGGAGCACGTCGTGATGGAGATCAGCAGCTTGGTCTGTGAGGGAGTTGAGGTAGAGAGCAGTAGCAGGAGATTATGGCTCATGGGAACTGCAACATATGAGACCTACATGAGATGTAAGATCGGACAGCCTTCACTGGAGACTCTTTGGGGTCTTCAGCCTCTCACCATTCCATCTGACAGCTTGGGATTAAGCCTCAAATGTGAGAG TAGCCATCGTGCAGTAGCGCCAACTCTACCTTCATGGCTCCAACAGTACAAGGAAGAGAACAGGAGAAGTAGCGATGATCAG AGCTGCTGTATACTGGAAGATCCCTGCAGGGGGTGGAACTCCGTGTGTAGCTCAGCTCTCAAAAGCCAGCACAGACCATCTGATCTAACCTTTAATTTCTCTTCGGCTTCTCCGtgtgattcttcttcttcttccatctctTCCTATGATCAACGCCCTCCGAGCTTGCATCAGAACCAGCAGCATTGGCTACTACAGCTTGAGGTCACAGACCCATGCAAAGGTTTCCAGCTTCGGTCGTCGGAATCCACCGAGCAAGAAGGCTTTGAACATGACTCAAGAAGCAGCATACCCTATGTTAACCTTGACTCTAACCCTAACTCTTCTGCTTCAAGCAGCACCATGGAAATGGAGTATATTCCCAAGTTCAAGGAGCTCAATGCCGAGAATCTAAAGATCCTTTGCAGTGCATTGGAGAAGAAGGTCCCATGGCAGCAGGAGATCATCCCTGAGATCGCTAGCTCCATCCTGCAATGCAGAGCAGGAATGACGAAGAGGAAAGAGAAGTCGAGGTCTAATTACGAGAACAAGGAAGAGACATGGCTGTTCTTCCGAGGCGATGATAGTGAAGCCAAGAAGAGGGTAGCTAAGGAGCTTGCAAGCCTCATTTTCTGCTCTAAGACTAACTTCGTTTCGATTGGTCTCAGCAGCATTTCATCACCTCGTTCAAACTCCAAAAAAAGGTTGAGAGAGGGTGCAAGCCATGGCCATCTTGAGAGACTGTACGAAGCAATCAACGAGAACCCGCACCGTGTTATCTTCATCGAAGACACCGAGCAAGCGGATTACCGCACTCAAGCTGGTATGAAGACCGCGATAGAAAGAGGAAGAGTGTGTGGTTACGGCGGTGAGGAAGTCGGTGTAAGTGATGCAATCATCATCCTCAGTTGCAAAAGCTTCAATCCTCCAGCGAAGTACAAGGCCTCAAAGAGTGATGATGAGAAGGAAGCGAAACTGCATCTTCCTTTGGATTTGAATCATTGTGCTTCTGATGATGATGGTGGCGTGGATGATGTTGGGCTTCCGGAGATGGTGGATGGGACATTCTGCTTTGAGTTGCCGGAGGACCTGTAA